A region of Burkholderiales bacterium JOSHI_001 DNA encodes the following proteins:
- a CDS encoding Protein of unknown function (DUF3079) (PFAM: Protein of unknown function (DUF3079)): MAKKFPVNPARPDRTCWGCDRYCPATDMACGNGSDRTQHPAELFGPDWAEWVPPTEAGAGAADPA; encoded by the coding sequence TTGGCCAAGAAGTTCCCCGTCAACCCCGCCCGCCCCGACCGCACCTGCTGGGGCTGTGACCGCTACTGCCCCGCCACCGACATGGCCTGCGGCAACGGGTCTGACCGCACCCAGCACCCGGCCGAGCTGTTCGGGCCGGACTGGGCCGAGTGGGTGCCGCCCACCGAAGCCGGGGCGGGCGCTGCCGACCCGGCCTGA